Genomic segment of Octadecabacter arcticus 238:
CTTATGTTGCAACGGATGACCTTACCGTTGCGGTGAATGCGGCCGTGACGCTGGAACGTCCGTTGTTGGTCAAGGGCGAACCGGGAACGGGCAAGACCGAACTCGCGCGGCAGGTGAGCAACGCACTGAGACTGCCAATGATCGAATGGCACATCAAATCGACCACCAAGGCGCAGCAAGGTCTGTATGAATACGATGCCGTCAGCCGATTGCGCGACAGTCAGCTGGGCGATGCAAAGGTCAACGACGTCGCCAACTACATCAAACGCGGCAAACTGTGGCAGGCGTTTGAAGCGGACGGGCGCGTGGTTCTTCTGATCGATGAAATTGACAAGGCCGACATCGAATTTCCCAACGATCTTCTGCAAGAACTCGATCGGATGGAATTCCACGTTTACGAAACCGGTGAGACGGTCAGGGCCAAACACCGCCCCATTATGATCATCACGTCCAATAATGAAAAAGAACTGCCCGACGCGTTTTTGCGCCGCTGCTTTTTCCACTACATCCGGTTCCCTGACATCGACACAATGCGTAAGATTGTCGAGGTGCATCACCCTGGGATCAAAGACGCGCTGCTGACCACCGCGCTGACGCAATTCTATGAAATCCGCGACCAACAGGGCCTGAAGAAAAAGCCCAGCACGTCCGAAGTGCTCGATTGGCTAAAACTGCTGCTGGCTGAGGATTTGACGTCTGAGGACCTGAAACGCGACGGGGCCTCTGCCCTGCCAAAAATGCACGGAGCCTTGCTGAAGAACGAACAGGACGTGCATTTATTTGAACGTCTGGCTTTCATGGCCCGCAGTCAGCGTTAGAGCCCGAAGGATTGCCTATGACCTTAACCATCGTTGCCCATATCACCGCCGTTGCTGGTAAGGCAGATTTTCTGCGCTCTCAGCTTGAAGCGCTGATCGCCCCCACCCGCGCAGAAGCCGGATGCCTGCAATATGATCTGCACGTCGACACCACAGACCCGCATGTTTTCCTTTTCTTTGAAAATTGGGAAACCCGCGATCTATGGCAGGACCACATGAACGCCAATCACATCAAACAGTTTTCAGCAGCGACACAGGGTGCGATTGCAGCTGTTGTACTGAATGAGATGACCCAAGTCGGCTGAGGTTCGGCGCGATTCGACGTGTCAGCCACCGACACCCCACATCTTGTGGCTACATCAATAGCACCTACTAACCTGTTGAGTCTTTTGCCACACACTCCGCCGTCATTTCCACGGGGCTCTGAATTAACCCGTGATAAGCCCCCCCCCAACTCCCCTTTAAATAAAGAGCCCGAGTTCGGGGGTCGCGGAATTGTCTAATTCTGCC
This window contains:
- a CDS encoding AAA family ATPase gives rise to the protein MRFTGTDSYVATDDLTVAVNAAVTLERPLLVKGEPGTGKTELARQVSNALRLPMIEWHIKSTTKAQQGLYEYDAVSRLRDSQLGDAKVNDVANYIKRGKLWQAFEADGRVVLLIDEIDKADIEFPNDLLQELDRMEFHVYETGETVRAKHRPIMIITSNNEKELPDAFLRRCFFHYIRFPDIDTMRKIVEVHHPGIKDALLTTALTQFYEIRDQQGLKKKPSTSEVLDWLKLLLAEDLTSEDLKRDGASALPKMHGALLKNEQDVHLFERLAFMARSQR
- a CDS encoding putative quinol monooxygenase; translation: MTLTIVAHITAVAGKADFLRSQLEALIAPTRAEAGCLQYDLHVDTTDPHVFLFFENWETRDLWQDHMNANHIKQFSAATQGAIAAVVLNEMTQVG